One window of Paludibacter propionicigenes WB4 genomic DNA carries:
- the htpG gene encoding molecular chaperone HtpG, with protein MGKGNIGVTSDNIFPVIKKFLYSDHEIFLRELVSNAVDATQKLKTLAAVGEYKGELGDLTVRVAIDKKKGTLTISDRGIGMTADEIDKYINQIAFSGAEEFLEKYKNDAQAIIGHFGLGFYSSFMVSKQVEIFTQSHKEDTVAQHWACDGSPEYNLEDTIKADRGTDIVLHIDDENKDFLEESKIQELLTKYCKFLPIEIAFGKKKEWKDGKNVETDQDNIINNTNPAWTRKPTDLTEEDYSNFYRELNPMSEDPLFHIHLNVDYPFNLTGILYFPKIKNNIDMQRNKIQLYCNQVYVTDHVENIVPEYLTLLHGVIDSPDIPLNVSRSYLQSDGNVKKISSHITKKVADRLNEIFKADRTAFEEKWDNLKLFIQYGMLSDEKFYERGEKFALLKNVDGKYFTFEEYKTLVGENQKDKNGDLIYLYASNADEQYSYIQHAKDKGYDVLIMDGQLDVHVVSQLEQKFEKTRFVRVDSDVIDKIIQKNDDNKVTLTNDQRDALVTVFESQIPTLDKTNFIVTFEQLSATANPVFVTQNEFMRRMKEMSALQGGMMGFYGEMPDSYNLVVNTAHPVIEKLLTEEETACKTEVSPFATELTLAEEKKSTLKDNQKGKKDEEIPSEEKAQLEELEKQIQDLTDKKKAVYKAFAGNNKQVRQLIDLALLANNMLKGEALANFVKRSVDLL; from the coding sequence ATGGGTAAAGGAAACATCGGGGTTACGAGTGATAATATTTTCCCCGTTATCAAGAAATTTTTGTACAGCGATCACGAAATCTTTTTGCGTGAATTAGTATCGAATGCCGTAGATGCCACACAAAAGCTCAAAACGTTGGCAGCCGTTGGCGAATACAAAGGCGAACTTGGCGACCTCACCGTGCGCGTGGCCATCGACAAAAAGAAAGGCACACTGACCATTTCCGACCGCGGAATAGGGATGACCGCCGACGAAATTGACAAGTACATCAACCAGATTGCTTTCTCGGGAGCCGAAGAGTTTTTGGAAAAATACAAAAACGATGCGCAAGCCATTATCGGTCACTTCGGACTTGGTTTCTATTCCTCGTTCATGGTATCCAAACAAGTTGAAATCTTTACACAGTCGCACAAAGAAGACACCGTAGCTCAGCACTGGGCATGCGATGGTAGCCCCGAGTACAACCTGGAAGACACCATCAAAGCCGACCGCGGAACTGACATTGTATTGCACATCGACGATGAAAACAAAGACTTCCTCGAAGAATCAAAAATCCAGGAATTGCTCACCAAATACTGTAAGTTTCTCCCTATCGAAATTGCTTTCGGCAAAAAGAAAGAATGGAAAGACGGCAAAAACGTAGAAACCGATCAGGACAACATCATCAACAATACCAACCCTGCCTGGACACGTAAACCTACCGACCTGACAGAAGAAGACTACAGCAATTTCTATCGCGAGCTAAACCCAATGAGCGAAGATCCGTTGTTCCACATTCACCTCAACGTAGATTATCCGTTCAACCTTACAGGTATTCTGTATTTCCCAAAAATCAAGAACAACATCGACATGCAGCGCAACAAAATTCAGCTGTATTGCAATCAGGTGTACGTTACCGACCACGTGGAAAACATCGTACCCGAATACCTGACGCTGTTGCACGGTGTGATTGATTCACCCGATATTCCGTTGAACGTTTCGCGCAGCTACCTGCAAAGCGACGGTAACGTGAAAAAGATTTCAAGCCATATCACCAAAAAGGTGGCTGACCGCCTGAACGAAATTTTCAAAGCCGACCGTACTGCCTTCGAAGAAAAATGGGATAACCTCAAACTCTTCATCCAATACGGCATGCTCAGCGACGAAAAATTCTACGAACGTGGCGAAAAATTCGCTTTACTGAAAAATGTCGATGGAAAATACTTCACCTTCGAAGAATACAAAACATTAGTGGGCGAAAACCAAAAAGACAAAAACGGCGACCTTATTTACCTGTACGCCAGCAACGCCGACGAACAATACAGCTACATTCAACACGCCAAAGACAAAGGTTATGACGTGCTGATTATGGACGGACAACTGGACGTACACGTGGTAAGCCAACTGGAACAAAAATTCGAGAAAACGCGTTTCGTTCGTGTTGACAGCGATGTTATTGACAAAATCATTCAAAAAAATGACGACAATAAAGTAACTCTCACCAACGACCAACGCGATGCTCTCGTTACCGTTTTCGAATCGCAGATTCCTACGCTGGACAAAACCAATTTCATTGTAACTTTTGAACAACTTTCGGCTACTGCCAATCCTGTTTTCGTTACTCAAAACGAATTTATGCGCCGCATGAAAGAAATGTCGGCACTACAAGGCGGCATGATGGGCTTCTACGGCGAAATGCCCGACAGCTATAACCTGGTGGTAAATACGGCTCACCCCGTTATCGAAAAACTGCTGACCGAAGAAGAAACAGCCTGCAAAACAGAAGTAAGTCCGTTTGCTACTGAACTGACTCTTGCCGAAGAAAAGAAATCGACGTTGAAAGACAACCAGAAAGGCAAAAAAGACGAAGAAATCCCAAGCGAAGAAAAAGCCCAACTGGAAGAACTGGAAAAACAAATTCAGGATCTTACCGACAAGAAAAAGGCTGTTTACAAAGCGTTTGCCGGCAACAACAAACAAGTACGTCAGTTAATTGACCTGGCACTATTGGCAAACAACATGCTGAAAGGCGAAGCGTTAGCCAACTTTGTAAAACGAAGCGTAGATCTTTTATAA
- a CDS encoding GmrSD restriction endonuclease domain-containing protein: MSKVNLDALIPREDFEISGVQNSTNLFSSISITNFTGGFFYPFLRKPDFQRETNEWESKKIIEFIESYINGELIPAIILWRSQTGLYFVIDGAHRLSALISWINDDYGDGEISKKFYNSIINEEQIDVANKTRQLVNKRIGKYLDIIKAPNNINSNPIFVERAKNLGAYSIQVQWVDGDAKKAENSFFKINQQASKIDPTELKILQSRKKPNCIAARGIIRGGQGHKYWADFSAENQAEIQKLSKEIHDIIYSPVLKTPVKTLDIPIGGKLFSAQSLPLILEFVNMSNKIDDDFSKTLNDDKEGDVTINYLKQARKIAWRINSVHPSSLGLHPIVYFYSIEGKHKPASFYYIVAFLLELERKSYFNNFIKAREQFEKFLLDYDYIITQITRNFRSATRSIPHVVDFFLILISDLNNNITLNESIQKIVKTEKFKFLKLEDNENESNEYKDFTTDTKSEVFIREAIKNGLRCKICNGFLHKNAISIDHIQRKEDGGLGIPDNGQLTHPYCNTTYKN, translated from the coding sequence ATGTCAAAAGTAAATTTAGATGCTCTTATACCAAGAGAGGACTTTGAAATTTCGGGAGTACAAAATTCGACGAACTTATTTAGTTCTATTTCTATCACAAATTTTACTGGTGGTTTTTTCTACCCTTTCTTAAGAAAACCAGACTTTCAAAGAGAAACAAACGAATGGGAGAGTAAAAAGATCATAGAATTCATTGAAAGCTATATAAATGGAGAATTAATTCCTGCGATCATTTTGTGGCGTAGTCAGACTGGATTATATTTTGTAATAGATGGAGCACACAGATTAAGCGCCTTAATTTCATGGATAAATGATGATTATGGCGACGGTGAGATATCTAAAAAATTTTACAACTCCATTATTAACGAAGAACAAATAGACGTTGCGAATAAGACAAGACAACTCGTCAACAAAAGAATTGGAAAGTACCTAGATATAATTAAAGCCCCTAATAACATAAATTCAAATCCTATTTTTGTTGAAAGGGCAAAAAATCTTGGAGCATATTCAATTCAAGTGCAATGGGTTGATGGAGATGCTAAGAAAGCAGAAAATTCATTCTTCAAAATCAATCAACAAGCTTCAAAAATCGACCCTACTGAATTAAAGATTCTACAATCAAGAAAAAAACCAAACTGCATAGCTGCTAGAGGTATTATTAGAGGTGGGCAAGGACACAAATATTGGGCTGACTTCTCCGCAGAGAATCAAGCAGAGATTCAAAAATTGTCAAAAGAAATTCACGATATAATTTATAGTCCTGTTTTAAAAACACCTGTAAAGACTCTAGATATACCAATTGGTGGTAAATTATTTTCAGCACAAAGCCTTCCTTTAATTTTGGAATTTGTCAATATGTCTAATAAAATAGATGATGACTTTTCAAAAACTTTAAATGATGACAAAGAAGGAGATGTGACAATTAATTATTTAAAGCAAGCAAGAAAAATCGCCTGGAGGATAAATAGTGTTCATCCATCCTCACTTGGCCTACATCCAATTGTTTACTTTTATTCTATTGAGGGAAAACATAAACCTGCATCATTTTACTATATAGTTGCTTTCTTATTAGAACTTGAAAGAAAAAGTTACTTTAATAATTTCATCAAAGCTAGAGAACAATTTGAGAAGTTTTTGCTTGATTATGACTACATTATAACCCAAATCACAAGAAATTTTAGAAGTGCGACAAGGAGTATTCCTCATGTTGTTGATTTTTTCTTAATTCTCATTTCTGATTTAAATAACAATATCACTCTCAATGAATCTATTCAGAAAATAGTAAAAACAGAAAAATTCAAGTTTCTAAAACTTGAGGATAATGAAAATGAGAGTAATGAGTATAAAGATTTCACCACAGATACAAAATCAGAAGTGTTTATAAGGGAAGCAATAAAAAACGGATTAAGATGTAAAATTTGTAACGGTTTCCTTCATAAAAATGCCATTTCAATTGATCACATTCAAAGAAAAGAAGATGGAGGTTTAGGAATTCCAGACAATGGTCAACTTACACATCCTTACTGTAATACTACATATAAGAACTAA
- the ileS gene encoding isoleucine--tRNA ligase produces MMKKFKEYSGLNLSDINKEMLSQWSEKDIFHKSIETREGKPSFVFYEGPPSANGLPGIHHVMGRTIKDVFCRYKTMQGFQVKRKAGWDTHGLPVELGVEKALGITKEDIGSKISVDDYNAACRKDVLKYTKEWEDLTTKMGYWVDMNDPYITYDNRYIETLWWLLKQLYNKNLLYKGYTIQPYSPAAGTGLSTHELNQPGCYRDVKDTTCVAQFKLKNEENTYFLAWTTTPWTLPSNTALCVGPAIDYVKVKTQNPYTKQDCNLILAESLLAAVMGKNEYEILDRKKGTELAGTPYEQLIPWVNPGEGAFKVITGDFVTTEDGTGIVHIAPTFGADDDRVAKQNGVPPMLLIDKDGNRQPMVDRTGKFFKLEDLSAEFVASNVNAELYAEYAGRYVKNAYDSSLTEDDATLDIDICVMLKQQGLAFKIEKHTHNYPHCWRTDKPVLYYPLDSWFVKTTACREEMMALNDTINWKPQSTGTGRFGKWLENLQDWNLSRSRYWGTPLPIWRSEDGTEEICIGSVEELVAEIEKSIAAGFMSENPYKNFKVGEYTAENYAVKNIDLHRPYVDGIVLVSASGKPMKRELDLIDVWFDSGAMPYAQLHYPFENKELIDNHTNFPADFISEGVDQTRGWFFTLHAISTMVKGSVAFKSVISNGLVLDKNGNKMSKRLGNGVDPFSTIEKYGSDPLRWYMMTNASPWDNLKFDSEGIDEVRRKFFGTLYNTYSFFSLYANVDKFTYAEAEVPMDNRPEIDRWIISLLNTLVKDVTEYYETYEPTRAGRAISDFVGENLSNWYVRLNRKRYWGGEYDEDKISAYQTLYTCLETVTRLMAPIAPFFADQLFLDLNAVTGKDSNESVHLADFPTYDETLIDSNLEACMQLAQQTSSMILALRRKAEKKVRQPLSKAVVPAPDEITFNQLSYIADLVKAEVNVKEFEVIPADNDMENLVKKIKPNFKTLGKKYGKQMKEIAQAMTSFGNHEIAEIERNGVFVLALPTGNVELTTEDVEIFTEDMPGWLVANEGKLTVALDITVTDALIREGIARELVNRIQNIRKSSGYEIVDKIAIEIEGRDEINDAVNEYAGYIASQTLANSVELVLNLEDATELEFDEYMVKVAVKKV; encoded by the coding sequence CTGATGAAAAAATTTAAAGAATATAGCGGTCTGAATTTGTCGGACATCAACAAGGAAATGTTGTCGCAATGGAGCGAAAAGGACATTTTCCATAAAAGTATAGAAACCCGCGAGGGAAAACCATCGTTTGTTTTTTATGAAGGACCTCCTTCGGCTAACGGTCTGCCCGGAATTCACCACGTGATGGGACGTACGATCAAGGATGTTTTTTGTCGCTATAAAACTATGCAGGGCTTTCAGGTAAAACGTAAGGCAGGATGGGATACGCACGGACTTCCCGTGGAACTTGGTGTGGAAAAAGCACTGGGCATTACCAAAGAAGACATTGGTAGCAAAATCAGTGTGGACGACTACAATGCCGCCTGCCGCAAAGACGTGCTCAAATACACCAAAGAGTGGGAAGACCTGACCACCAAAATGGGTTATTGGGTGGATATGAACGACCCGTACATCACGTACGATAATCGTTATATCGAAACACTGTGGTGGTTGCTCAAACAACTTTACAACAAAAACTTATTATACAAAGGCTACACCATTCAGCCTTACTCGCCGGCTGCCGGTACCGGACTTTCAACGCACGAGCTCAACCAACCCGGTTGCTACCGCGATGTGAAAGATACTACTTGCGTGGCGCAGTTTAAACTGAAAAACGAAGAGAATACCTACTTCCTGGCCTGGACAACCACGCCCTGGACTTTGCCTTCGAACACCGCTTTGTGTGTTGGACCGGCTATTGATTACGTAAAAGTAAAGACTCAGAATCCGTATACCAAACAAGACTGTAACCTCATTTTAGCCGAAAGTCTGCTTGCAGCCGTTATGGGCAAAAATGAATACGAAATACTTGATCGCAAAAAAGGTACTGAACTGGCAGGAACTCCTTACGAGCAACTAATCCCCTGGGTAAATCCGGGCGAAGGCGCTTTCAAGGTTATCACCGGCGACTTTGTAACTACCGAAGACGGTACGGGTATCGTTCACATTGCACCTACTTTCGGTGCCGACGATGATCGTGTGGCGAAGCAAAACGGAGTACCTCCCATGTTGCTTATCGACAAAGATGGTAACCGCCAGCCGATGGTAGACCGCACCGGTAAATTCTTCAAACTGGAAGATTTAAGCGCTGAGTTTGTAGCTTCAAACGTCAATGCCGAATTGTATGCCGAATATGCCGGACGCTATGTGAAAAATGCGTACGACAGTAGTCTGACTGAAGATGATGCCACGCTGGATATTGATATCTGTGTGATGTTGAAACAACAGGGCCTAGCTTTCAAAATAGAAAAACATACACACAATTATCCACACTGCTGGCGTACCGACAAACCTGTATTGTATTATCCGTTGGATAGCTGGTTTGTGAAAACCACTGCTTGCCGTGAGGAAATGATGGCACTCAACGACACCATCAACTGGAAACCACAATCAACCGGAACCGGACGTTTTGGTAAATGGTTGGAAAACCTGCAGGACTGGAACTTATCGCGCAGTCGCTACTGGGGAACTCCACTTCCTATCTGGCGCAGCGAAGATGGAACCGAAGAAATCTGTATTGGTTCGGTCGAAGAACTTGTTGCTGAAATCGAGAAATCAATTGCAGCCGGATTTATGTCCGAGAATCCATACAAAAACTTTAAAGTGGGTGAATATACAGCCGAAAATTACGCAGTAAAAAATATAGATTTACACCGTCCGTATGTGGATGGCATCGTGTTGGTGTCTGCCTCAGGCAAACCGATGAAGCGCGAGCTCGACCTGATCGACGTTTGGTTCGATTCGGGTGCTATGCCCTACGCACAATTGCATTATCCGTTCGAAAACAAAGAACTGATTGATAATCATACGAATTTTCCTGCCGACTTTATTTCGGAAGGTGTTGATCAAACACGCGGTTGGTTCTTTACACTTCATGCTATCAGCACCATGGTTAAAGGAAGTGTAGCGTTTAAAAGCGTTATCTCCAACGGACTTGTTTTGGACAAAAACGGCAACAAGATGTCGAAACGTCTGGGCAATGGTGTCGATCCATTCTCAACGATTGAGAAATACGGTTCCGATCCGCTTCGCTGGTACATGATGACTAATGCTTCGCCCTGGGATAACCTGAAATTTGATTCGGAAGGTATCGACGAAGTGCGTCGTAAATTCTTCGGAACGCTTTACAATACCTATTCGTTCTTCTCGCTGTATGCCAACGTGGATAAATTCACCTATGCCGAGGCTGAAGTTCCGATGGATAACCGCCCTGAAATCGATCGTTGGATTATTTCGTTGCTGAACACGCTGGTGAAAGACGTAACCGAGTATTACGAAACTTACGAACCAACCCGTGCGGGACGCGCGATATCTGATTTTGTGGGTGAAAATCTCAGCAACTGGTATGTTCGCCTGAACCGTAAACGGTACTGGGGCGGCGAGTATGATGAAGATAAAATTTCGGCTTACCAAACACTTTATACTTGTTTGGAGACCGTTACACGTCTGATGGCTCCGATTGCTCCGTTTTTTGCCGATCAGTTATTCCTCGATCTGAATGCTGTTACCGGAAAAGACAGCAATGAATCCGTTCACCTGGCCGATTTCCCAACGTACGACGAAACATTGATTGACAGCAACCTCGAAGCATGTATGCAATTGGCGCAGCAAACTTCGTCCATGATATTGGCATTACGCCGTAAAGCGGAAAAGAAGGTTCGTCAGCCACTTAGCAAAGCCGTGGTTCCTGCACCGGACGAGATCACTTTCAATCAACTCAGCTACATTGCCGATTTGGTAAAGGCTGAAGTTAACGTGAAAGAGTTCGAGGTAATTCCTGCCGACAACGACATGGAAAACCTGGTAAAGAAAATCAAACCAAACTTTAAAACGCTGGGTAAGAAATACGGTAAACAAATGAAGGAAATTGCTCAGGCAATGACCTCATTTGGCAACCATGAAATAGCCGAAATAGAGCGTAACGGAGTATTTGTACTCGCATTACCAACAGGTAACGTGGAACTAACCACCGAAGATGTGGAAATCTTTACGGAAGATATGCCGGGCTGGTTGGTAGCCAACGAAGGAAAGCTCACCGTGGCGTTGGATATAACCGTTACTGATGCTTTAATTCGCGAAGGAATTGCCCGTGAGTTGGTAAACCGCATTCAGAATATCCGTAAGTCAAGTGGATATGAAATAGTGGATAAAATCGCCATTGAAATTGAAGGACGCGACGAGATAAACGATGCTGTAAATGAGTATGCGGGTTATATAGCTTCGCAAACGCTCGCAAATTCCGTAGAATTGGTGCTGAATCTGGAAGATGCCACCGAGCTGGAGTTTGATGAATATATGGTGAAAGTAGCCGTGAAAAAAGTGTAA
- a CDS encoding chorismate mutase: MNLTKKPSECISKDEIRHQIDIIDKEIIALFALRFQYVSEIVKYKNDAESVVAQDRKDHVIKVRGEWAENHGLDKDTFEQIYRFLVDHNIGKELEILGRRPQTPKGA, encoded by the coding sequence TTGAATCTGACAAAAAAACCTTCCGAATGCATAAGCAAAGACGAAATTCGTCATCAAATTGATATCATTGATAAAGAAATCATTGCACTGTTTGCACTGCGTTTTCAATATGTCAGCGAAATTGTGAAATACAAGAACGATGCAGAAAGCGTGGTAGCGCAGGATCGCAAAGATCATGTGATAAAAGTGCGTGGCGAATGGGCAGAAAATCACGGGTTAGACAAAGATACTTTCGAACAGATTTACCGCTTTCTGGTAGATCATAATATCGGCAAAGAGTTGGAAATTCTGGGAAGAAGACCCCAAACCCCTAAAGGGGCTTAA
- a CDS encoding aldolase catalytic domain-containing protein, with the protein MYKQEIKVMDCTVRDGGLMNKWQFSDNFVRGVYNACVEAGIDYMEIGYLSSEKAFDRSVYGPWKFCLQKDLERIVGKNETNLKLSAMADIGRIELDDIPMAADSALDMIRVACYVHQVDKAVALAHHCMDKGYEVCINLMAVSTVNEHELDEALKDIAASRVKTFYAVDSYGSMYVESIQHLVRKYINALPGKEIGIHAHNNMQMAMSNTYTAIMEGCTMLDATLMGLGRGAGNCPIEILIAFLKNPKYRLLPLLQVIQDYVHPMQSQIDWGYHIPYLISGALNAHPRRSLEWMDSDKKNDFVTFMKEMHDNEILE; encoded by the coding sequence ATGTACAAACAAGAAATTAAAGTAATGGACTGCACCGTGCGCGACGGTGGGCTGATGAATAAATGGCAATTTTCCGACAACTTCGTTCGTGGAGTTTACAACGCCTGTGTGGAAGCCGGAATCGATTATATGGAGATCGGTTATCTGAGCAGCGAAAAAGCATTCGACCGCAGCGTGTATGGACCGTGGAAATTCTGCCTGCAAAAAGACCTTGAACGCATTGTAGGCAAAAACGAAACCAACCTGAAACTCTCGGCCATGGCAGATATTGGTCGCATTGAGTTGGACGACATTCCGATGGCTGCCGACAGTGCGTTGGATATGATTCGTGTTGCTTGTTACGTACATCAAGTAGATAAAGCTGTTGCTTTGGCTCATCACTGTATGGACAAAGGCTACGAAGTTTGTATCAATTTAATGGCCGTTTCTACGGTAAACGAGCACGAACTGGACGAGGCTTTGAAAGATATCGCAGCTTCACGCGTTAAGACCTTCTATGCTGTTGATAGCTACGGAAGCATGTACGTAGAATCCATTCAGCACCTGGTGCGCAAATACATAAATGCCCTGCCCGGAAAAGAGATAGGAATACATGCACACAACAACATGCAGATGGCTATGTCAAACACCTACACCGCCATTATGGAAGGCTGCACTATGCTGGATGCCACATTGATGGGACTTGGTCGTGGTGCCGGAAATTGCCCGATAGAAATTCTTATTGCCTTCCTCAAAAATCCAAAATACCGCTTGCTGCCTTTATTGCAGGTTATTCAGGATTACGTTCACCCAATGCAAAGTCAAATCGACTGGGGATATCACATTCCTTATCTTATTTCGGGAGCTTTAAACGCCCACCCGCGTCGCAGTCTGGAATGGATGGATTCCGACAAGAAAAATGATTTCGTGACGTTTATGAAAGAAATGCACGACAACGAAATATTGGAATAA